The nucleotide sequence gatttgttttttgctatttttctatttgtgttgTTCAGTTTCCCAGCCTCAGTCTCACATGCTTCTGCTCTGAGCTAATCAGACATGTACATGTGGGCCCTAGCCAATCAGACATGTGCATGTgggctctagccaatcagatgctgactAGAACTGTATATTAAGATTGCTGGTGGTGTgagagagcagacattgagagagccagcatgGAGAGGGTGTCAAGaacagaatgaagagaagagacaaagaagaatgatCTTTGAGCATTGAGCTGATAGGAAACCTTtaagagctgggaggagacctcTGAAAACTGGGAGGAGACCTCTGATGGCAGAGATTTGTGGAAGGAGCTTCTGAACTTTGATATCCAGTAGAGCTGTAGGGCAGAGACATGCctatgggaaggaggcttagcttaagccccttttgagagttgttaaagtgaactgagctgttaacacaTACATGAAGAACACTGTCCCATAGAACAAACTCACCACAGCAATGTGAGACCCACAAGTGGAGAAGGTTTTACATCTGCCCtgaattgaggggatgttcaggATGGTGGTGAGGTTGTAAGAATAGGAGACCAGAAGCATGAGGCTGGTGGTTATAATGATGACTGCAGAAAGTATAAACAGCACGATATCATTTACAAAGGTGTCCGTACAGGAGATCTTGATCAGGGCTGAAATATCACAGAAGAAGTAACCAATTCTCTTCTCCCCACAAAACTGTAAGCTGAAGGTGAAGCCAGTTTGAACTATGGAATTGAGGTACCCACAAAAGTAGGAAGCAGCCACTAGCTGGATACACACCTGTTGGGACATGTGTACAGGATAGAGGAGTGGGGAGCAGATGGCTGTGAAGTAGTCATAGGTCATCACAGCCAGCAGAAACCCTTCAGCtgtgacaaagaaagaaaagaagaaaaactgagtGGCACAGCCATTGTAAGAAATTGTCTTTCTTGTGGATAAGAAATTTGTCAAAGTTTTGGGGGCAATGACAGTTGAGTAGAAAAAGTCTAAATAGGAaaattttctaaggaagaaatacaCTGGAGTATGCAGCTGCGAGTCTATCTTACTGATGACTGTCGTTCCAATGTTCCCCACTACTATGACCATATAGATGAGCAAGAAGACCAAGAAGACGATGATCTGGAACTCTGGGGGAACTCTGAATCCTAGGAGAATAAATTCTGTCACAGCGGAGGAATTGCCAGGGACCCCACCCTTCATAGCTGGATACTGGTTGGGACAGGGGTGAAGGTGAAAATAAAGGGAGGACTGTGGTCAGGGAGGAGGACATTTACACAGTGTTACATAAAACCAATCTAGAAGAGAATATAGCAAACTGATGAGCCAATTCCATCTTCATGGGCAATGAGAATAAAACTTGAATCTTTATTATCTGATCAACTTTGAAAAGCTCACAGGTGAAACAAGTGGGTCAGACTTGTTGGAAACAAGGGACAAATCTACCTATGAGATCAAGCACTGACCTAGAGTCTATTTGCAGagatatgtatatttgtgttgGTGCTGGagggaaaaatgtatataagGAATAGCTGTCTGTTTTGGAGGTGGACAGGGGGTTACTGGGAAA is from Trichosurus vulpecula isolate mTriVul1 chromosome 7, mTriVul1.pri, whole genome shotgun sequence and encodes:
- the LOC118857868 gene encoding olfactory receptor 9K2-like, yielding MKGGVPGNSSAVTEFILLGFRVPPEFQIIVFLVFLLIYMVIVVGNIGTTVISKIDSQLHTPVYFFLRKFSYLDFFYSTVIAPKTLTNFLSTRKTISYNGCATQFFFFSFFVTAEGFLLAVMTYDYFTAICSPLLYPVHMSQQVCIQLVAASYFCGYLNSIVQTGFTFSLQFCGEKRIGYFFCDISALIKISCTDTFVNDIVLFILSAVIIITTSLMLLVSYSYNLTTILNIPSIQGRCKTFSTCGSHIAVVSLFYGTVFFISTGYQSSEAPSTNLCHQRSPPSFQRSPPSS